One Natator depressus isolate rNatDep1 chromosome 6, rNatDep2.hap1, whole genome shotgun sequence DNA window includes the following coding sequences:
- the BORCS6 gene encoding BLOC-1-related complex subunit 6 — MERGAGLPQHIMAQVRVQAPGAAASREDPCREGSRRQQAAAAGDRLAGGRLLDSRSLDGISQAYGASRAQEGRRATISSALELEGTVSHDGDLTHFVANNLQLKIKLSSRGSLEEPEPPGQPFPGLGRSKAADIPPIDPAVLTELERLTQEVAHKVDQMMRSLNGSIQNMTALSVGYIQTYRDAVDSLGESVDMSIKGMYTLMARCEELDRSMQPVHALAKQIREIKRTLEIFESLCK; from the coding sequence ATGGAGAGGGGCGCAGGCCTGCCGCAGCACATCATGGCCCAGGTGCGCGTCCAAGCCCCGGGGGCCGCGGCCAGCCGGGAGGATCCGTGCCGGGAAGGCTCGCGGAGGCAGCAGGCGGCTGCCGCCGGGGACAGGCTGGCCGGAGGGCGGCTGCTGGACAGCCGCAGCTTGGATGGGATCAGCCAGGCGTACGGGGCCAGCCGGGCGCAGGAAGGGCGCCGCGCCACCATCTCCAGCGCCCTGGAGCTGGAAGGGACGGTCAGCCACGACGGGGACCTCACCCACTTCGTGGCCAACAACCTGCAGCTGAAAATCAAGCTGAGCTCCCGGGGCAGCCTGGAGGAGCCGGAGCCCCCGGGCCAgcccttcccagggctggggcggagcaaaGCGGCCGACATCCCCCCCATTGACCCCGCGGTGCTGACGGAGCTGGAGCGCCTGACCCAAGAGGTGGCCCACAAAGTGGACCAGATGATGAGGAGCTTGAACGGCAGCATCCAGAACATGACGGCCCTGAGCGTGGGCTACATCCAGACCTACCGGGACGCCGTGGACAGCTTGGGCGAGTCCGTAGACATGAGTATCAAAGGGATGTACACCCTGATGGCCCGCTGCGAGGAGCTGGACCGCTCCATGCAGCCGGTCCACGCCCTGGCCAAACAGATCCGGGAGATCAAAAGGACCCTGGAGATATTCGAGTCACTGTGCAAGTAG